The following coding sequences lie in one Xiphophorus maculatus strain JP 163 A chromosome 4, X_maculatus-5.0-male, whole genome shotgun sequence genomic window:
- the LOC102221754 gene encoding zinc finger protein 835-like has product MSGMSSVQHLREFISERLAAAAEEIFSVFQRTVAQYEEELDRQRRLLDGAWRPEVRLDRTDLSQYFLQKQEEIPAELQTRNQKMDPNVAQKEPEGSEAKENQEAPETFQIKEEQNEPEAQQVKEEHEELCANLEEENLVLMPMVASSHEESLNTEPEPDLNQLQPDSQPETQDQNENLTNDSGSSGNAALELKNDQSTADKEKLSLKCDVCGKLFSRASNLRSHSRVHTGEEPYSCKVCKKTFREKHNMLSHMRTHTDEKPYSCKTCGRNFRFRSSFMVHMRTHTGEKPYFCQTCGKNFPELQSLKKHMMIHTGEKPHSCRTCERGFSSRSHLVRHMQVHSADRPYQCQTCGKGYGCSSHFRRHMMSHTGERPFACTTCGFRFMRSSNLKRHMRNHSEDRPHFCKTCGKTFSLRSALSKHMLIHTRARPHACNTCGKRFMKTFHLRRHLKTHVAPKHLLEGTNQQQLAVSFHCSGVSLAVNMSGMSSVQHLREFISERLAAAAEEIFSVFQRTVAQYEEELDRQRRLLDGAWRPDSGFQAADPPLQPFPYMDEQNLQIQNNSPVLGEPEPLQVKEENEELRISPEEEQPVLKQEADMLAAALAYEGPGTEPEPGRDRFPPAESHDRPKRFEPAGKPDQNHSRAERSSWTQKCDVCGKAFNKASELRAHYRIHTGEKPFCCPTCQKAFTFKSNLRVHLRTHTNEAPFSCQTCGKLFKHRSSLMVHCRSHTGERPYACAACGKRFTDKSSLKQHSVTHTGHRMYSCALCGRGFNRSSYLLQHMKVHTPESFST; this is encoded by the exons ACCTTTCTCAGTATTTCCTCCAGAAGCAAGAGGAGAttcctgctgagctgcagaCCAGAAACCAGAAGATGGATCCCAACGTGGCCCAAAAGGAACCAGAAGGTTCGGAGGCGAAAGAAAACCAGGAAGCACCAGAAACTTTCCAGATtaaagaagaacaaaatgaaCCAGAAGCTCAACAAGTTAAAGAGGAGCATGAAGAGCTCTGCGCCAATCTGGAGGAAGAGAACCTGGTTCTGATGCCGATGGTGGCTTCCTCTCATGAAGAAAGTTTGAACACTGAACCAGAGCCGGACCTGAACCAGCTTCAGCCTGACAGCCAACCAGAAACACAAGATCAGAATGAAAACTTGACTAACGACTCTGGATCATCTGGAAATGCAGCACTGGAACTGAAAAATGATCAGAGCACAGCTGATAAGGAGAAGTTGTCTCTGAAATGTGACGTTTGTGGAAAATTATTCTCCAGAGCTTCTAATTTACGTTCTCATTCCAGAGTTCACACTGGAGAGGAACCGTATTCCTGTAAAGTCTGCAAGAAAACCTTCCGAGAGAAGCATAACATGCTGAGCCACATGAGGACGCACACGGACGAGAAACCGTATTCCTGTAAAACCTGCGGCCGAAATTTCCGCTTTAGAAGCAGCTTCATGGTCCACATGAGGACCCACACAGGGGAGAAGCCATACTTCTGCCAGACCTGCGGAAAAAATTTTCCCGAACTGCAATCACTCAAGAAGCACATGATGATCCACACCGGCGAGAAACCGCATTCCTGTAGAACCTGTGAGAGAGGCTTCAGCAGCCGCAGCCACCTGGTGCGCCACATGCAGGTTCACTCTGCAGACCGGCCGTACCAATGTCAAACCTGCGGGAAAGGCTACGGCTGCAGCAGCCATTTCCGCAGGCACATGATGAGCCACACGGGCGAGAGACCGTTCGCCTGCACCACATGCGGCTTCCGCTTCATGCGCAGCAGCAACCTGAAACGGCACATGAGGAACCACTCCGAAGACAGGCCACACTTCTGCAAAACCTGCGGTAAGACGTTCTCCCTGCGGTCGGCGCTGTCCAAGCACATGCTGATCCACACGAGAGCCAGGCCTCACGCGTGCAACACGTGTGGAAAACGATTCATGAAAACGTTTCATCTGAGGCGCCATTTGAAGACTCACGTGGCTCCAAAGCATCTTTTGGAAGGAACCAATCAG CAACAGCTAGCAGTTAGCTTCCACTGTAGCGGTGTGAGTTTAGCCGTGAACATGTCCGGCATGTCTTCGGTCCAGCATCTCAGAGAGTTCATCAGCGAGCGGCTGGCTGCCGCCGCGGAGGAAATCTTCTCGGTCTTCCAGAGAACCGTCGCCCAGTACGAGGAGGAGCTGGACCGCCAGCGCAGGCTGCTGGACGGCGCCTGGAGACCGGACAGCGGCTTCCAGGCAGCAG ACCCGCCACTGCAGCCGTTTCCCTACATGGACGAGCAGAACCTCCAGATCCAGAACAACAGCCCGGTCCTGGGGGAACCAGAACCTCTACAGGTCAAAGAGGAAAACGAGGAGCTGCGCATCAGCCCGGAGGAAGAGCAGCCGGTTCTGAAGCAGGAGGCCGACATGCTCGCTGCGGCTTTGGCTTACGAAGGACCCGGAACCGAACCGGAACCGGGCCGGGACCGCTTTCCGCCAGCCGAGAGTCACGACCGGCCCAAACGCTTCGAACCGGCCGGGAAgccggatcagaaccacagcaggGCTGAGCGATCCAGCTGGACTCAGAAGTGTGACGTTTGCGGCAAAGCGTTCAACAAAGCGTCGGAGCTGCGCGCGCATTACCGCATCCACACCGGGGAGAAACCGTTCTGCTGCCCCACCTGTCAGAAAGCCTTCACCTTCAAGTCCAACCTGCGGGTCCACCTGCGCACGCACACCAACGAGGCGCCGTTCTCCTGCCAGACCTGCGGCAAGCTCTTCAAGCACCGCAGCAGCCTGATGGTGCACTGCCGCAGCCACACCGGGGAGAGACCGTACGCCTGTGCCGCCTGCGGGAAGCGATTCACAGACAAGTCCTCGCTCAAGCAGCACTCGGTCACACACACGGGCCACAGGATGTACTCGTGTGCGCTGTGTGGGCGGGGCTTCAATAGGAGCAGCTACCTGCTGCAGCACATGAAGGTTCACACGCCAGAGAGTTTCTCAACATGA
- the LOC102221495 gene encoding interleukin-17B-like: MTRSGLHMASLCALLLLLQAGRTAARRTPCAPQLSGPAAREPLGPRRPRCVTEAQLRSREDRFLKKYAATELSTQSSNRTCAQVLEEMRQKPQRFKEKSRRSLSPWEYSVHRDADRVPAEISMARCLCDGCIINLREVSSYNSVLVCAQTTVLRRKPCPSDPNKFVVWKELMAVPVGCTCVRPNYSQ; encoded by the exons ATGACACGCAGCGGGCTGCACATG GCCTCCCTCTGCgcgctgctgttgctgctccaGGCCGGGCGCACCGCGGCGCGGCGGACCCCATGCGCTCCGCAGCTGAGCGGCCCGGCGGCCCGCGAGCCCCTGGGGCCGCGCCGCCCCCGCTGCGTCACAGAGGCGCAACTGCGCAGCCGCGAGGACCGCTTTCTGAAGAAGTACGCAGCGACCGAGCTGAGTACGCAGAGCAGCAACAGGACGTGTGCGCAGGTGCTGGAAGAAATGCGCCAAAAGCCGCAGAGATTCAAGGAGAAGAGCCGCAGGTCTCTGTCTCCGTGGGAGTACAG CGTGCATCGGGACGCCGACCGGGTCCCGGCTGAGATCAGCATGGCCCGCTGCCTCTGCGACGGCTGCATCATCAACCTGCGCGAGGTTTCCAGCTACAACTCGGTGTTGGTCTGCGCCCAGACGACGGTTCTGAGGAGGAAGCCGTGTCCCAGCGACCCAAACAAATTTGTGGTCTGGAAGGAGCTGATGGCGGTTCCGGTGGGCTGCACCTGCGTGAGGCCCAATTACTCCCAGTAA
- the LOC111608460 gene encoding eotaxin-like, which yields MKIQLSLCLLALLCSLRSSSAAPVGPGVIRGACCQGNGNTPIPIGKVKEMKNSPIHCKVRSVIVTTESNKKFCLDPTWSWTQTLKKEFGKEKRLR from the exons ATGAAGATCCAGCTGAGCCTCTGCCTCCTGGCTCTCCTCTGCTCCCTGCGGTCCAGCTCTGCAG CTCCAGTCGGTCCGGGCGTGATACGTGGTGCCTGTTGCCAAGGCAACGGCAACACGCCGATTCCCATAGGGAAAGTGAAGGAGATGAAGAACTCTCCGATTCACTGCAAAGTCAGATCTGTCAT AGTCACCACTGAGAGCAACAAGAAGTTCTGCCTGGATCCCACCTGGAGCTGGACCCAGACACTGAAGAAAGAGTTTGGGAAAGAAAAACGGCTCCGCTGA